A part of Synchiropus splendidus isolate RoL2022-P1 chromosome 19, RoL_Sspl_1.0, whole genome shotgun sequence genomic DNA contains:
- the ppp1caa gene encoding protein phosphatase 1, catalytic subunit, alpha isozyme a: MAEPDKLNIDSIIQRLLEVKGSRPGKNVQLTEGEIRGLCLKSREIFLSQPILLELEAPLKICGDVHGQYYDLLRLFEYGGFPPESNYLFLGDYVDRGKQSLETICLLLAYKIKYPENFFLLRGNHECASINRIYGFYDECKRRYNIKLWKTFTDCFNCLPVAAIVDEKIFCCHGGLSPDLQSMEQIRRVMRPTDVPDQGLLCDLLWADPDKDVLGWGENDRGVSFTFGADVVAKFLHKHDMDLICRAHQVVEDGYEFFAKRQLVTLFSAPNYCGEFDNAGAMMSVDETLMCSFQILKPADKKLYPYGGGGGMGSGRPVTPPRNSPKAAKAKK; the protein is encoded by the exons ATGGCGGAGCCGGACAAACTAAACATCGATTCTATAATTCAGCGCCTGTTGGAAG TCAAGGGCTCTCGGCCGGGAAAGAATGTGCAGCTGACAGAAGGCGAGATCCGCGGCCTGTGCCTCAAGTCCCGTGAAATCTTCCTGAGCCAACCCATCCTGCTGGAGCTCGAGGCTCCCCTCAAAATCTGTG GAGATGTCCATGGCCAGTACTACGACCTGCTGAGGCTGTTTGAGTACGGGGGCTTTCCTCCAGAGAGCAACTACCTGTTCCTGGGCGACTACGTGGACCGAGGGAAGCAGTCGCTGGAGACCATCTGCCTGCTTTTGGCCTACAAGATTAAATATCCAGAAAACTTTTTCCTGTTGCGCGGCAACCATGAGTGCGCCTCCATCAACCGAATCTACGGCTTCTATGACGAAT GCAAGCGGCGGTATAACATCAAACTGTGGAAAACCTTCACAGACTGCTTCAACTGTTTACCAGTGGCTGCTATCGTAGATGAGAAGATCTTCTGCTGCCATGGAG GTCTGTCCCCCGACCTGCAGTCCATGGAGCAGATCCGCAGAGTCATGCGACCCACAGATGTGCCAGACCAGGGCTTGTTGTGCGACCTTCTGTGGGCGGACCCCGACAAAGACGTGCTGGGTTGGGGGGAGAATGACCGCGGGGTCTCCTTCACGTTCGGGGCGGACGTGGTGGCCAAGTTTCTACACAAACACGACATGGACCTAATATGCAGGGCACATCAG gtgGTAGAAGACGGCTACGAGTTCTTCGCTAAGAGGCAACTGGTCACCTTGTTTTCGGCGCCCAACTACTGTGGCGAGTTCGACAATGCCGGCGCCATGATGAGCGTGGACGAAACACTCATGTGCTCATTCCAG ATTCTGAAGCCAGCAGATAAGAAGTTGTATCCCTACGGTGGCGGAGGCGGAATGGGCTCTGGCAGACCAGTCACCCCTCCACGAAATTCACCGAAGGCCGCCAAGGCTAAGAAATAA
- the cldni gene encoding claudin i: MRAYRSNRRSPKTSSAPPPSSPEEQKDLHLTATERRMGSSGVQIVCVALGVLGLVGVIVCCAVPRWKVSSFTGSNIVTAQSSQEGLWMNCVVQSTGQQQCKNYDSLLVLASDLQAARAMTIISCLLACLSLLILFCGADFTTCVENEDVKPKISLVAGVGLLLAGLLAIIPVSWSAHIVVRDFNSPLVPMSQKRELGACIFVGWAAGVLLLLAGGLLCCFSRPKSGGSGGTARYYSSNASAPNKNYV; this comes from the exons ATGCGGGCATATAGAAGTAATAGAAGGTCTCCCAAAACGAG CTCAGCACCTCCACCATCCTCCCCAGAAGAGCAGAAGGATCTTCACTTGACTGCAACTGAAAG GAGAATGGGATCATCTGGAGTTCagattgtgtgtgtggctcTCGGGGTTCTCGGCCTGGTCGGAGTGATTGTGTGCTGCGCCGTACCGCGCTGGAAAGTTTCCTCCTTTACGGGGTCGAACATAGTGACGGCTcag aGCAGTCAAGAGGGTCTGTGGATGAACTGTGTGGTCCAGAGCACGGGTCAGCAGCAGTGCAAGAACTACGACTCCTTGTTGGTGCTAGCCTCGGACCTGCAGGCGGCCCGCGCCATGACCATCATCAGCTGCCTGCTCGCCTGCCTCAGCCTGCTCATCTTGTTCTGCGGCGCCGACTTCACCACCTGCGTAGAGAATGAAGACGTCAAGCCCAAGATCAGTCTGGTGGCCGGGGTGGGGCTGCTGCTGGCCGGCCTGCTGGCCATCATCCCCGTCAGCTGGTCGGCCCACATCGTGGTGCGGGACTTTAACAGCCCCTTGGTTCCGATGTCCCAGAAGAGGGAGCTTGGTGCTTGCATCTTCGTGGGCTGGGCCGCAGGAGTCCTCCTGCTGTTGGCCGGAGGGCTGCTGTGCTGCTTCAGCCGGCCCAAATCCGGAGGCTCGGGGGGAACCGCCCGCTACTACAGCAGCAACGCCTCCGCCCCCAACAAAAACTATGTGTGA
- the coro1a gene encoding coronin-1A — translation MPLKVVRTSKFRHVYGQAAKADQCYDDIRISQMTWDSNFCSVNPKFVAMIVDASGGGAFMVLPLSKTGRIDMSYPTVCGHTGPVLEIEFCPHNDNIIASGSEDCSVMVWEIPDGGLLTPLTEPVVKLDGHTKRVGILSWHPTAHNVLMSAGCDNVLILWNVARGEAVVRMDSLHTDLIYSACWNRDGSQILTSCKDKFLRVLDPRKGTVLHEKEKPHEGFRPVRAVFVSNGNILSTGFSRMSERQVALWDPKNFSEPLNLQELDTSSGVLLPFYDPDTAVVYLCGKGDSSIRYFEVTDEAPYVHYLNVYTSKESQKGMGYMPKRGLEVNKCEIARFYKLHERKCEPIVMTVPRKSDLFQEDLYPDTIGPEPSVEADEWFQGKDGQPKLISLKDGFTTTTKAKEFKVHKSLLKTTSSSTSQADGSGEVHSLRKEVKDLKAALEELTKRVSELETKH, via the exons ATGCCCCTGAAGGTCGTGAGGACCAGCAAGTTCCGGCATGTCTACGGACAAGCCGCCAAGGCCGACCAATGCTATGACGACATCCGCATCTCCCAGATGACCTGGGACAGCAACTTCTGCTCTGTCAACCCCAAATTCGTGGCTATGATCGTGGACGCCAGCGGCGGAGGGGCCTTCATGGTGCTGCCGTTGAGCAag ACCGGGCGCATCGACATGTCCTACCCGACTGTCTGTGGACACACCGGCCCCGTCCTGGAGATCGAGTTCTGCCCTCACAACGATAACATCATTGCCAGCGGTTCGGAGGACTGCAGCGTCATG GTCTGGGAGATTCCGGACGGCGGCCTGCTCACGCCGCTGACAGAGCCGGTGGTGAAGCTGGACGGTCACACCAAGCGAGTGGGCATCCTGAGCTGGCATCCCACCGCCCACAACGTGCTGATGAGCGCAG GTTGTGATAACGTGCTGATCCTGTGGAACGTGGCGCGGGGCGAGGCGGTGGTGAGGATGGACAGCTTGCACACAGACCTCATCTACAGTGCCTGCTGGAACAGAGATGGCTCTCAGATCCTCACCTCCTGCAAGGACAAGTTCCTGCGAGTGCTGGACCCCCGCAAGGGCACCGTTCTCCAC GAGAAGGAAAAACCTCATGAAGGCTTCCGGCCAGTGCGAGCCGTGTTCGTGTCTAATGGAAACATCCTCAGCACCGGCTTCAGTCGCATGAGCGAGaggcaggtggcgctgtgggaCCCG AAGAACTTCTCAGAACCACTGAACCTGCAGGAGCTGGACACCAGCAGCGGGGTCCTGCTGCCCTTCTATGACCCCGACACTGCAGTGGTCTACCTCTGTGGAAAG GGCGACAGCAGCATCCGTTACTTCGAGGTGACGGATGAAGCTCCATACGTCCACTACCTCAACGTCTACACCAGCAAGGAGAGCCAGAAGGGGATGGGCTACATGCCCAAGAGGGGACTGGAGGTCAACAAGTGTGAAATCGCCAG GTTCTACAAACTCCACGAGAGGAAGTGTGAGCCTATTGTCATGACAGTGCCTCGAAAG TCAGACCTGTTCCAGGAGGACCTCTACCCCGATACAATCGGACCAGAACCGTCCGTGGAAGCCGACGAGTGGTTCCAGGGCAAAGACGGACAACCCAAGCTGATCTCTCTGAAGGACggcttcaccaccaccaccaaagcAAAGGAGTTCAAAGTACACAAGAGTCTGCTGAAGACCACGTCCTCAAGCACAAGTCAAGCGGACGGCAGCGGG GAGGTCCACTCCCTcaggaaggaggtgaaggacCTCAAGGCAGCACTGGAGGAGCTGACCAAGCGTGTGAGCGAGCTGGAGACCAAACATTAA